A region from the Candidatus Latescibacter sp. genome encodes:
- a CDS encoding class I SAM-dependent methyltransferase: MHTKVGVQHAEPPQLYKLPEYYDIAFTYDRDISGEIDFLQDCFRNHAALPVTSILEAACGSGMFLVGFAKKGYRIIGYDIERSMVEFAKAAIIRHGTLDLALVVEGDMQSIRFDRKFDAAITLISSLSYCVTDESLASHFSIMSETVNRGGLYIVELFFACNDLEYEKYPYETWTVNKGAMKIDVSWKLDCYDRENKIRNVVLNMGVRDNGTQFSFEEKHRLRLWYDEDFRSYCRLGGFALVAVYDQKFRPVPKGIPLTGELGGVFCVLRKE, from the coding sequence GTGCATACCAAAGTAGGGGTCCAGCATGCTGAACCCCCGCAACTTTATAAACTTCCGGAATACTACGACATCGCCTTTACCTATGACCGCGATATTTCCGGAGAAATAGATTTCCTGCAGGACTGTTTTAGAAACCATGCGGCGCTACCAGTTACGTCTATCCTTGAGGCTGCCTGCGGTTCAGGAATGTTTCTCGTAGGTTTCGCAAAAAAAGGCTACAGGATCATCGGGTATGATATCGAAAGGAGCATGGTGGAATTCGCGAAGGCCGCAATCATACGACATGGTACCCTCGACCTCGCCTTAGTGGTGGAGGGCGACATGCAGTCCATACGGTTCGACAGGAAATTCGATGCCGCCATCACGCTTATCAGCAGTCTTAGCTATTGTGTGACAGACGAGAGTCTTGCCAGCCATTTCAGCATCATGTCTGAAACGGTAAACCGGGGCGGGTTGTACATTGTCGAGCTCTTTTTTGCCTGCAACGATCTGGAATACGAGAAATACCCTTATGAAACCTGGACAGTGAACAAAGGGGCGATGAAAATTGATGTATCCTGGAAGCTGGACTGCTATGACCGTGAAAACAAAATCAGGAACGTGGTTTTGAACATGGGAGTCCGTGACAATGGAACACAATTTTCTTTCGAGGAAAAACACCGCTTAAGGCTTTGGTACGATGAAGATTTCCGATCATACTGCAGGCTGGGGGGATTTGCTCTCGTTGCCGTCTACGATCAGAAATTCCGGCCTGTCCCCAAAGGAATCCCGCTCACCGGTGAACTCGGAGGGGTATTCTGCGTCCTGCGCAAGGAATAA
- a CDS encoding cupin domain-containing protein → MSPKQFSFLFLLLLVGSAGAFAQNQLDPAPLDPQKDPDIDLFLGSWQNSIPFNTHGSITERAVLTRSTGDPLKPARKGAVLTQANRFSRATIDPQAVTTPTRLKGEQEVFFIESGKGIIKTAGKTTELRSGIFILVPEGLEFTMANTGDNLLVMYLINEPVPAGFTPKKELVVKDEKTMPYRDSGYLKMHWSHNGKNVLTTQDGLATIKAVNYITFEPMSIGQPHSHGPGTEEVWLVLEGKNLAFLGKEIRWQYPGTAYKIPPTGFTPHSNINPTDEPARFLYFSRL, encoded by the coding sequence ATGTCCCCTAAACAATTCTCATTCTTGTTTCTCCTCCTTTTGGTCGGTTCTGCCGGCGCTTTTGCCCAGAACCAGCTTGACCCCGCACCTCTCGATCCCCAGAAGGACCCCGATATCGATCTTTTCCTGGGGAGCTGGCAGAATTCCATCCCGTTTAACACCCACGGCTCCATCACCGAACGGGCAGTCCTGACCAGGTCCACCGGCGACCCGCTGAAACCGGCAAGAAAAGGGGCGGTGCTCACCCAGGCCAACCGCTTCTCACGGGCGACTATCGATCCACAGGCGGTTACTACTCCCACCAGGCTGAAGGGGGAACAGGAAGTGTTTTTTATCGAGTCCGGGAAAGGGATAATCAAAACAGCGGGAAAAACGACAGAACTGCGGAGCGGCATTTTCATCCTGGTTCCGGAAGGTCTGGAATTTACAATGGCCAACACCGGCGACAATCTCCTGGTCATGTATCTCATCAATGAACCGGTTCCCGCCGGATTCACTCCGAAAAAGGAGCTGGTGGTAAAAGACGAGAAAACCATGCCCTACCGTGACAGCGGCTATCTAAAAATGCATTGGAGCCATAACGGAAAGAATGTGCTGACCACACAGGACGGCCTTGCAACGATCAAAGCGGTGAACTATATCACCTTCGAGCCGATGAGCATCGGCCAGCCGCACAGCCACGGTCCGGGAACCGAGGAGGTCTGGCTGGTTCTGGAAGGGAAAAATCTGGCATTCCTCGGCAAGGAGATACGCTGGCAGTATCCCGGCACGGCTTACAAGATACCGCCTACCGGTTTTACGCCCCATTCCAACATCAATCCCACCGATGAACCGGCGCGGTTTTTGTATTTTTCGCGGCTATAA